The genomic DNA CTGGCTTCGCATTCTCGTAAATAAGTTCCATGGACTGCCAGCCGCCAGGATTCCGGAAAAACTCTCTCATCAGTGGAGATTTGCTGGTTTTCATTCTCCGCTTGAGTACTGAAGTCGGAATGAGCTTCGTTCTGACAAAAGCAAAAATACGCATGCAAAGCTGCTGTATTTGCGAAGGAGACTCGTATTGAGGCTTTTCCGGTGACATACGTTTCTCACTGATCCCATATGGATAAAAGAAGGGAACCGTCAAACGTGTTACATCCGAACGCTCAACTGAACTAATCAAACCCCTTGTATATCGAAGCTTAAGTCTGTTGAGCATTGAAGTCGATTTTCTGGTTGAGGTATTGATTGTATCCAGGGTTATTGCGTGAGAGTTTGAGAGTTATGCGGAAAATATCATTCTTATCAATTGTCGTGCTGGTACTTGTTATTACCTTGAATGATTCCGTATTCGCCAGAAATGAATTCAGCCCTCAGGGTCAGACGCAATGTGTCGCTCCCCACGTCGTCATGATTCGGGGAGTGGGAGGATATTGGCCGAAAGTCGATCATCTTGCAGAAGGAGTCATGCAGCAGGGAATGACCGTTTCCATACACCATCCCTACACAGCGATCAAAAAAGCAGGTCAGATCGCCTGTTATTGCCGAGAGAATACCCCAGGTCAATCCGTCAATATCATCGCATACAGTTTGGGCTGTGATGCGGCGATTGTGCTTTGCCAGAAGCTCGAAGAAATGGGAATGTGCGTTGATAGTATGATTTTAATTGAAACAACATTCTGCAAGAATGAAGTCCCCGGCAATGTCCGCTACTGCTTTAATCTCTACGAAGAAAGAGGCCTGAAAGATCGCATTCCCATTTTCCGTGGAGTCCCTCTACAAGCCAGTAACTGTTCGACAGTCATGATTAACGCAGAACTCAAAAGCACTTGCCTGCCTGCAAGAAAAATCACGCACTTCAACATCGCCAGTAAGAACGTGACTCACGAACTTGTGCTCGAAAAATTACTCAGTTGCCATTACTGGAATAATGGCTGGCATTGCTGCGAGTAAACGATAACAAGCACGAATTGCAAATGGGTGAGTCACACTTGAGAAGACACACTTGCTTGCGTTTCGTGCTTATCGAATTGAATTCGAAATCTATTGAATTAATTCCTCGCCAACTCTCGCAACACTTTATGCAGGATGCCGCCGTGGCGGTAATACTGTACTTCAATTGGTGTATCAATTCGGCAGGTCGTTACAAAGTGGACTTCGTCACCATTCGATTTTGTTGCAGCAACTTCGACGGCTTGTCCCGGTTTCAACGTATCATCCAAAGCGATGTGGAACGTTTCGGTTCCATCCAGGTCGAGTGACTGATAGTCCTCACCTTCACGGAATTGAAGGGGTAGAACTCCCATACCTACGAGGTTGGAACGGTGAATTCGTTCGTACGATTTTGCAATAACCGCTTTCACGCCGAGTAGATAAGTCCCTTTTGCGGCCCAGTCGCGAGAAGATCCGGTTCCGTATTCTGCTCCTGCTAAGACAACAAGAGGTGTATTGTCTTCCTTGTACTTCATCGCCGCTTCAAAAATCGATGTCTGTTCACCCGTCGGAAAGTAGACCGAAACACTGCCTTCGGTACCGGGCGCGAGTCGATTTTGCAGGCGGATATTCGCAAAGGTTCCACGAGTCATAACGCGGTCGTTACCACGACGTGAACCGTAGCTGTTGAAGTCGTCAATCGCGACCCCCTGCTCCTGCAGATAGAGACCAGCTGGAGCAGTCGACTTGATGGCACCAGCAGGGCTGATGTGGTCGGTTGTGACGGAATCGCCGAGTAGCACCAGACAGCGGGCTCCATCGATCGATTCAATCTCTTTAGGATCTTTAGGCATATTGACAAAGAATGGTGGTTCCTGCACATAGGTGCTTTTCGGATCCCATTCAAAAATTTGGCCTTCTGCTCCCGAAATTTGCTGCCATTGCTCGGGCCCATCGGTTGCTTTCGAGTATTCTTCCACAAATATTTCTGGAGACATACTTCCAGCGATGGCACTGAGAATTTCTTCGCGAGTCGGCCAGAGGTCTTTCAGGTAAACAGCATTGCCATCCTGATCGGTTCCGAGGGAATCGTTTGCCAGATCGATATTTACCGTTCCTGCCAAAGCATATGCAACAACTAACGGCGGGCTGGCCAGATAATTTGCTTTGACCTGCTGGTTAATTCGACCTTCAAAGTTTCGATTCCCCGAGAGGACAGCGCTCACAACCAGATCCCCTTCGGAAACCGCTTGAGATACTTCCTGCTGTAATGGTCCGCTGTTACCAATACACGTCGTGCAGCCATATCCAACCGTATTGAAACCGAGGGCTTCCAGGGAAGGCATTAAACCCGCTCGTTCCAGATAATCGGTCACGACCCGGCTACCAGGAGCCAGTGAGGTTTTCACCCACGGTTTGCGAGTCAAGCCTTTTGCAGCCGCTTTCTGGGCAAGCAATCCAGCGGCCATCAGCACCGAAGGATTGCTAGTATTTGTGCAGCTGGTAATCGCTGCGATTACGACGGCTCCATCAGTGATTTTAGGATTTTGTCCATTGAACTTCACTTCAACTTCGGGAGAGTCTTCCGTCCGCTTGAAGGTTTCTTCGAGAGCCTTTTCCCAGACAGGTTTCATATCGTTGAGCAGGATTCGATCCTGTGGACGTTTCGGGCCAGCCAGAGAAGGTTCGACAGTGCTGAGGTCGAGTTCCAATACAGATGTGAAAGTGGGATCAGGCGTATTCGCATCGTGGAACATCCCCTGAGCTTTATAGTACTTCTCGACCAGTTCGACTTCTTCAGCTGTCCGCCCCGTGCGTTCCATGTATCGCAATGTTTCCTGATCGACCGGGAAGAAGCCACAGGTTGCCCCGTATTCAGGAGCCATGTTAGCCAAAGTCGCCCGGTCGGGAAGCAGCATCGATTGCAATCCAGGCCCGAAATATTCCACAAATTTGCCGACGACACCATGAGCCCGCAGCATTTGGGTGACTGTCAAAACGAGATCGGTCGCAGTTGCTCCTTCTGGAAGTTCTCCCGTTACTTTGAATCCAACCACTTCGGGCATCAGCATATATATTGGCTGACCGAGCATGACTGCTTCAGCTTCAATACCGCCAACTCCCCAGCCGAGGACACCAAGACCGTTGATCATTGTCGTGTGCGAATCGGTACCAACCAATGAATCCGGAGACAGAACTCCATCTTTCTGCAGCACAACTTTGGCCAGATATTCCAGATTGACCTGATGAACAATTCCGGTCGCTGGTGGAATGACGCGGAAGTTGTCGAACGCCTGCTGCCCCCAACGGAGGAACTGATACCGCTCCATGTTTCGTTCAAATTCGATTTCGACGTTCTGTTCAAGAGCCATGTTATTGGCAAAGGCATCGACCTGGACGGAGTGATCGATCACGAGGTCGCAGGGGACCAGGGGATTGATTTTTGTAGGATCGCCCCCCATACGCACCATCGCTGAACGAAGAGCAGCCAGATCCACAATCGCGGGCACCCCGGTGAAATCCTGAAGTACAACTCGACCAGGATGAAAGGGGATTTCCACTTGCTGAACGTTCTGAGCATCCCAACTGGCCAGATTTTTGACATCGTGAGATCCGACGACAAAATCATCCCAGTTTCGCAGACACGATTCGAGTAGAACACGAATCGAGAAGGGCAATTTTGAGACGTCGCCCAATCCCTGTTCAGCTAGAGTCTGGATGTTGAAAAACTGATAATCCCCAAAAGAAGTTTTGAGAGTTTGCTCTGCATTAAACGGGTTGGCTTGACTCATGGTTGTACTCCTGAAACGAACCTGAAAACGGGTTCGTCACTGCATCGGTCTTAAATTACTGCGAGTTCTGCTAAGCGTAACCGATGCCTGTGTATTCTGAAAGCGATCCGACTGGCATGTGTGACGTTTTTTACACTGGAGTCACACATTCAATTATTCTTATTAATCTTTGCCGATTGCGCAATTTGAACGTGCTGAAAAGGGCCACATCAATAGTTCTTTATTCAAAGAACCGAATTGATTGGAAAGACATGATATGATCATCCGTCGAGACTGGCAGGAACTCTGTTAAGACTTGATGAATTCATGCATTGCGGGCTGTTGTCCAGTTGTAAATTCGTGACAATGCACGAATAAGTTCATGACTTGACTGAAAGGCGGAAAGATTCCGTTTGAGGGGAATGAAGTCCCCTCTTCAGTTTCAATACCCTCCTGAAATCCCCGCAGGCAGAATTAAATTGCCGAGCCGGAGTAAAAACGAATGTCTGTGAAAACGGCTGATCGCATCGGAATGACGATTGCCGGTGGTCGCTATGAAATCCTCTCTCATATCGGCACGGGAAGCATGGGCCACGTTTATCGCGCGTTCGATAACCGTCTGGAAACTTACGTCTGTATTAAAGTCCCAACAACGGCTCGCCTTTCCGATCCAGATTTTGTCCGCCGCTTCGAGCAGGAATCTCGCTTCCTCGTCAAACTTGCTCACCCGCAAGTCGTCAATATTATTGATGTCGGTGTTGAGGATGACACTCCTTACATCGTCATGCAATTTATTGGCGGCGGCACCCTGCTCGATCGAATGCAGGATGCGAATGGGAATTTGAATCCGCGTCCCATTAAAGATTTGAAACACTGGCTACCGAGTGTTGCCAAAGCTCTCGATTTCATGCATGAGCAGGAGTGCATTCACCGCGATGTCAAACCTGCAAACATCCTGTTTGATGATCATAACAATGCATTTCTAGGTGATTTCGGCTTGTCGAAACTTCTAATGGAGGAAGATTCTCCAGAAGACAATCGCTTGACGGCTAAAGGAGCTGTCGTCGGGACACCGAATTATGTCGCGCCAGAAATCGTGCTGGGCAAAACTTACGATGGACGAGCCGATCAGTATTCGTTGGCGATTACGGTCTATGAATTTCTGACCGCTCAAACGCCTCTCGAAGGACCAACCGCCTCAGCAACAATGGTCAATCAGACGACCAAACAACCACCCCCACTGACAAAGTTCAGCCCGAATATTCCGCTGCCATTGAATGCAGCCGTGCTGAAAGCTCTTTCAAAATCGTGTCTGAAGAGATATTCGAATTGTGAAGAGTTTGCCGATGCGGTGATGTCCTCCGTTTTCACCGGATTGTCGAGCCACAGCATTCCAACTCGCCCGTCAGATCAGAGTTCAGTCACAGGCCAAGGTTCAACGGTCGTCAATCGTCCGCCGAAATTCATAGCCACACAAACAGCAAAAGCGGTTTCGCCTGGAAAAATCCCCTGCCCAAAGTGCGATAAGAAACTGGTCGTTGGCTCTCAGCACGCGGGCATGATTGCCACCTGCTCCGGTTGCGGCAGCCGACTGCAAATCGCAAACGATGTCGAATCACTCACGCTACTGAAGTTGAATCCGAATTACAACTCGAAGATCCATGCCGCCAGCAGCCACGAGAGCGAGCATGTCAGCACTGTGCTTAAAACAGAAGTCTTCGGAAAAGCACTTTCCGAACGGCAAGCGGTCTATCTGATTGGAGGGACGCTGCTTTCCATACTTGTTGGAGCCGTCTGGTTTGGCCTGCAATTGAGCAACGAAACCGTCAAGCAACAAACAAAAAGACAAACGCGAACCATTTCCCGTGAAGGACACAGCGAGAGAATCGAAGTCGCCAAAGTTCCCGTTGGCCTGGCTTATAGCTTTGTGCCTGAAGAACAAGCCTGGATTGATCAACAGATTCAGGACTTCAGCAAACTCAATTCCGTCAACGCTAAAGTGAATCTGGCATTTAATGCTCAGTCTGACCAGACATCATTTCAGTTAATGAAAAAAATTCTGGAAAGTGGATCCAATAACCACCCTGCTCTACTCTCAACCCGCTCATCATTCGAAAATCAGCAACTGAAACAATTGTGGTCTGAGAAGTATCCAGAAAGCCAGATGTTTTCTCGAGAAGAAACTCTCTACTCATCGCCTCTTGTCTGCCTGATGTGGCAATCGCGTTATTTCGAATTTCAGAAGAAGTATGGCGAGGTCAACCTGAAGAACATTCTTCAGGCGGCTGTGAGCGATGCCGACTGGAACACAATCGCTGGAAAACCTCAGTGGGGTCTGTTCCGTTTTTCCATGCCTTCCTTTAACGACCCTTATTGGGGAGATCTGATGCTGCTGACAGCTTCCCATCAGTCGCTCAATACCTCCGAGCCATTAACTGCTTTGCAGATCAGTGATGCAAATCTGCGAGACGACCTTCGACGACTGGATAAATTAGCAATCAATCCGAGATCCAGTGAAGATGCGATGCTGGAGATTGTGAATCAGGCCGTGCAGTCTGGTCCAGATTATGCAGACGTCCTGATTATGACAGAGCAGGCTGCCCTGAAGGCTTTGCCTGATCTGGAAAAAAAGTGGAATCAGTTCGTGCAGGTCGTTTATCTCGATCCGGCTCCACAATGGCAAAGAACTGCGGGAATTATTTCACAAATACCCGCCGATCAGGCTGATGGTGCGGCGACATTTCTGAATCATCTCCTCAATTCCGAATCGATGACAAAACTCGCCAACGAAGGTTTTCGTCCAGCCAGTGGAAGCCTGTCTCCATTCGACAGTCCGATCTTTTCCCGCTATCGTCTGCGTGGTGTTCAGGAAACGCCTCCCAATCGAGTGGCGATTCCGGATGCTGAAGTCATGCAGACATTACGAGAAACCTTCGAACGCGTTCAACTGCAGTAGACACAGGCGTCCAAGACCATTTTCAAATGGGTGGTTATGCAGTCGCTTGGACTCCAAATGACCGTAAAACACTGAGCTTGCTCCTGCCGAACGCTGCAGGTAATTTTTGAATATGCTCTAGATTTCGGCAAGCATAACCGCCTGACCAACTCACTATTATTTTGAAAACGTCTGCAATCGAGCGGCCGTCAATGCATTCTTAAGCAGGTTCGCAATTGTCATTGGCCCCACACCACCGGGAACTGGAGTGATCGCAGAAGCAATTTGGGAGACGGGAGTGAAGTCGACATCACCGACTAGCTTGCCATCAACACGATTGATCCCAACATCAATTACAATCGCCCCCGGCTTTACCATCTCAGCAGTCACAAAATTGGCTTTACCAATCGCGGCAATCAAAATGTCCGCCTGACGGGTGATCTCCTGCAGATTCCGTGTCCGACTATGACACGTCGTGACCGTTGCATCAGCTCCCCGCTGAATCAACAGCAGTCCCATCGGCTTGCCAACAATCTCACTGCGTCCCAATACAACCGCATGCATTCCTGAAGTGTTTGGACAAACTTCGGCGATCAACTGCATACAACCAGCTGGTGTGCAGGGAAGAAAACGGGGACGTCCCTGCACCAGTAAGCCAACATTTTCAGGATGAAAGGCGTCGACATCCTTCAGAGGAGAAACGGAATCGAGCACCGCCTGCTCTTCAATTTGTTTCGGCAATGGCAACTGCACAAGGATGCCATGCACATCCTGATCGGTATTGAGCTTTGCGATCAAATCCAGCAATTCATTCTGCGAAGTCTCGGATGAGAGCCGATACAGTGTGCTTTTCACCCCCGCAGCGACACAGGCTTTTTCTTTATTACGAACATACACCTGACTGGCAGGATCTTCACCGACCAGCACAACCACCAGATGCGGCGTCACTCCCGTTTGACTGGTAAAAGTTTCGACTTCGCCACGCAGTTCTTCACGAAGCCGGGCTGCTAACCCTTTGCCATCCAATAGAGTCGCCGACATCTGATTGCTTTCGTGTAACAATATTTGCAGGTCAGGAATGGCCTGAGATTTTTTATGAACAATATCAATTTCGTCAGGCAGTTCCTGACCAACACTATTTCAGATGATGTAAATCAATGGGAACAAAAAGATCCAAACCAAATCCACAAAGTGCCAGTATAGTCCAATATTCTCAACGTATGTAGCCGCTGAGGTTTTCAAGGCTGGTCCCCAAATCAAGACCGTTAAAAACAGAAACATACCGATAATCACGTGCAGGGCATGAGTTCCTGTAATGAAGAAATAAGTCGACGCAAACAGATTGCCGTATTTAATCGGGTGAGGATCGTGAACCTGAGCCATCTGTTCATTGAACCGTTCATCGTGCCTTAACCATTCCAAGGCTCCATTCACGCCCCCTTCACTCAGGGCGACGGGAAGCGTTAATGGAACCTTGTATTCTGCAGACTCTGAATGCTCTGCATGAGTTCCCAAAACAACTGTCCCTGCAGAAACTCCATCCCGAATCGTCGACAGGGCATCGTTAAATTCCTTCCAGGCCAACAACTCAGCCGGTGGATTCTCTCCCGCTTCTGTCAACTTCTGTTGAACGAAAGGTATTTTCTTCAGTGCCGATTCCTCGCCCGGCATCAACTTGTGAGTCCACTCATCGAAAGCCTGCTGGAGTTCGTGAACGGCTTTATCCATCGCCTGTTCATCATCTTCTGCGACATGACCCGGAATGATGTCATGTACGAATTTCCCACGATACTCGACCGACTTAATCCCGAGAAAAACACCTCCCAGAATTAATGCCCCTGCCAGACAAAGCTGCGTTCGCCCAATCTTGCCGGCCTGAATTGAAGCGTGAGCCAACACAACCAGAAAACTCGAACAGATGAGCACAAACGTATTCACGCCACCAGCGATCACATTGATATGAGTCACTTCCGGATCCGTCGGCCAGCCAGGGGAACCAAAGCGAAGTACGATGTATGATCCAATCAACCCCGTGAAGAACATAATCTCCGTACCGAGAAACAGCCACATCGCCAGTTTCGAATTCGGCAGCGGCAATCCCATCTTCGGAGGAGTCGGCGGCTCGGCAACAGCTTGATTCATACAATTATTCTCACGATGCTGATTTCGTTGTTGTCAAACCGTAGGGTGCGTCCTGACGCACCAAATTCGAGGTCGGATGAAATTTGAACCACGGATGAACACAGATAGATATTGCAGATCAGAGTTCTGCGGGTTAGGCAATATCTGAATAACTTCGTCTATGAATATAGATACAGTGACTTAAGTATTCAAATAACTGATTGTTAAGGACGTCAGGATAACCGGCAGGTAAAACAGCGAACAGAACAGCAGTTTACGAGCCGTCTGTCGAGTTTCGTCCCTCAGAAATCGAATCGAATACACCAGATAAGCGACTCCAAATGCCGCTGCAATAACCCCATAAACAGGACCGGCAACGCCGAAGTAAACCGGCATTAAACTGACTGGCAGCAATGCAATCGCATACAGCACAGCCATACTGCCCGTCACGTATTTCCGCGGCATTTGTCCCGGCAGCATGTGCAGACCCGCTTTGGCATATTGTTCACGATACATCCAGGCAATTGCCAGAAAGTGGGGGAACTGCCAAAGGAACATTACGGCAAACAACCAGAATGCATCTAATGTCAATCCATGCCCAGCCGCAGCAAATCCCAGAACCGGCGGTAAGGCTCCCGGAATCGCGCCAATTGTTGTGCAAAATGAAGTGCAGCGTTTCAAAGGCGTGTAGATCGCCACATACATGATGAGTGTCGACAATGTCAGAAAAGCCGTCAGCGGATTCACGAACAGCATTAAATGCAGCGTGCCATAAATCCCACAGACCGAGGCAAACAGAATTGTTTCAAGTGAGGTCACTCGTCCTGTCGGTAACGGTCGATTCTGCGTTCGCGGCATTAACGCATCTGTTCTACGTTCCAATACCTGATTCAACATACTTGAAGCCGCAGCCACAAGTCCCACTCCCCAGAGGGCATGCAGAAGGACGATGATATTAAACTCGCCGCGCGATCCGAGAAGGTAGCCGACGACAACCGTCGCCAGAACCATGACGGAAATCCGCAGCTTAGCCAGTTCAATATAATCAGTCAGCTTTGCTCTCCAGACATTTTCAGCTGGAATCGCAATCGCTTTAGCCGGCGAACTTCCCGGCTGAGTCGGATATTGACTCACAATAACTCCTCTATCGCTCAAAGAGCTTAAGTACAGCCTATTTTCAGGCCAATTTTATAAACAGAAAACGATTCGAGTGGCTTCATTGGAAACACTCAGTTTTATTTAACATCTGGGGGCTACGCTTCGCTTCGACCCCAGCCACCCACTTAAATTTTATTTCACATCACTTAGCTGCTGACTGACTTAAAACAGCCAGCTCAGAATATTTTTTCACATAACCAACCCGGTAAGTTCGAATCGTCAGCACCGCTGTCGCACCAATCACCAGCACGCCTGTAATCATGTGAGCCGTTCGAGAAATCACCTGTCCTGCCGATTCCGCAACTGCCACAATGCCCATCGAAGGCACACCAAATTTCATGGCATAAGTGACCAGTCCAATCAGGACCTGCAGAACAATCAATCCGAGCACCATTCCCATGCCCCGCTTCAACCAACTACTGTTCGAGCGAAACTCAAAAAACGACACGATACCAACGACTACGATTGAGAGTATCCCCAATCCAAGATGTTCATGGATGGGAGCCCGCATACCCGTCATAGGATGCCGAATGATGCCGCCCAATGCATATTGAATCAGCAGATAAAAAAGTAAAAATGTCGAAGCAATTTTTGCTCCTTTGACTGAATTCGCAGAGAGCATCGCTTCCTGATTGGACCAGCGTGAAGAGGCGACCGTAGCCGTGATGGCCATCAAGGCAAACACGATGGAAGCAAACAAACCATGCAGCATGGCAAGTTCCGGCATCCGCTCCAACACTCGAAATCCACCGATCATTCCCTGACCAATCACCGCCAGCAAAACTCCCGTCCCCAGCCAGGTTAAAGTGCTT from Rubinisphaera italica includes the following:
- a CDS encoding COX15/CtaA family protein, whose product is MNNSPDIPTPWIHRVAVLTTALALLPIFLGAMTTTANAGMAFPNWPNSDEYTMFSYPWLGLIQDMGTNKENYDKFLEHGHRLAGVVIGIAAIVLAGLCWTKRTTSTLTWLGTGVLLAVIGQGMIGGFRVLERMPELAMLHGLFASIVFALMAITATVASSRWSNQEAMLSANSVKGAKIASTFLLFYLLIQYALGGIIRHPMTGMRAPIHEHLGLGILSIVVVGIVSFFEFRSNSSWLKRGMGMVLGLIVLQVLIGLVTYAMKFGVPSMGIVAVAESAGQVISRTAHMITGVLVIGATAVLTIRTYRVGYVKKYSELAVLSQSAAK
- the cyoE gene encoding heme o synthase — encoded protein: MSQYPTQPGSSPAKAIAIPAENVWRAKLTDYIELAKLRISVMVLATVVVGYLLGSRGEFNIIVLLHALWGVGLVAAASSMLNQVLERRTDALMPRTQNRPLPTGRVTSLETILFASVCGIYGTLHLMLFVNPLTAFLTLSTLIMYVAIYTPLKRCTSFCTTIGAIPGALPPVLGFAAAGHGLTLDAFWLFAVMFLWQFPHFLAIAWMYREQYAKAGLHMLPGQMPRKYVTGSMAVLYAIALLPVSLMPVYFGVAGPVYGVIAAAFGVAYLVYSIRFLRDETRQTARKLLFCSLFYLPVILTSLTISYLNT
- the acnA gene encoding aconitate hydratase AcnA, whose product is MSQANPFNAEQTLKTSFGDYQFFNIQTLAEQGLGDVSKLPFSIRVLLESCLRNWDDFVVGSHDVKNLASWDAQNVQQVEIPFHPGRVVLQDFTGVPAIVDLAALRSAMVRMGGDPTKINPLVPCDLVIDHSVQVDAFANNMALEQNVEIEFERNMERYQFLRWGQQAFDNFRVIPPATGIVHQVNLEYLAKVVLQKDGVLSPDSLVGTDSHTTMINGLGVLGWGVGGIEAEAVMLGQPIYMLMPEVVGFKVTGELPEGATATDLVLTVTQMLRAHGVVGKFVEYFGPGLQSMLLPDRATLANMAPEYGATCGFFPVDQETLRYMERTGRTAEEVELVEKYYKAQGMFHDANTPDPTFTSVLELDLSTVEPSLAGPKRPQDRILLNDMKPVWEKALEETFKRTEDSPEVEVKFNGQNPKITDGAVVIAAITSCTNTSNPSVLMAAGLLAQKAAAKGLTRKPWVKTSLAPGSRVVTDYLERAGLMPSLEALGFNTVGYGCTTCIGNSGPLQQEVSQAVSEGDLVVSAVLSGNRNFEGRINQQVKANYLASPPLVVAYALAGTVNIDLANDSLGTDQDGNAVYLKDLWPTREEILSAIAGSMSPEIFVEEYSKATDGPEQWQQISGAEGQIFEWDPKSTYVQEPPFFVNMPKDPKEIESIDGARCLVLLGDSVTTDHISPAGAIKSTAPAGLYLQEQGVAIDDFNSYGSRRGNDRVMTRGTFANIRLQNRLAPGTEGSVSVYFPTGEQTSIFEAAMKYKEDNTPLVVLAGAEYGTGSSRDWAAKGTYLLGVKAVIAKSYERIHRSNLVGMGVLPLQFREGEDYQSLDLDGTETFHIALDDTLKPGQAVEVAATKSNGDEVHFVTTCRIDTPIEVQYYRHGGILHKVLRELARN
- a CDS encoding cytochrome c oxidase subunit 3 encodes the protein MNQAVAEPPTPPKMGLPLPNSKLAMWLFLGTEIMFFTGLIGSYIVLRFGSPGWPTDPEVTHINVIAGGVNTFVLICSSFLVVLAHASIQAGKIGRTQLCLAGALILGGVFLGIKSVEYRGKFVHDIIPGHVAEDDEQAMDKAVHELQQAFDEWTHKLMPGEESALKKIPFVQQKLTEAGENPPAELLAWKEFNDALSTIRDGVSAGTVVLGTHAEHSESAEYKVPLTLPVALSEGGVNGALEWLRHDERFNEQMAQVHDPHPIKYGNLFASTYFFITGTHALHVIIGMFLFLTVLIWGPALKTSAATYVENIGLYWHFVDLVWIFLFPLIYII
- the folD gene encoding bifunctional methylenetetrahydrofolate dehydrogenase/methenyltetrahydrofolate cyclohydrolase FolD — encoded protein: MSATLLDGKGLAARLREELRGEVETFTSQTGVTPHLVVVLVGEDPASQVYVRNKEKACVAAGVKSTLYRLSSETSQNELLDLIAKLNTDQDVHGILVQLPLPKQIEEQAVLDSVSPLKDVDAFHPENVGLLVQGRPRFLPCTPAGCMQLIAEVCPNTSGMHAVVLGRSEIVGKPMGLLLIQRGADATVTTCHSRTRNLQEITRQADILIAAIGKANFVTAEMVKPGAIVIDVGINRVDGKLVGDVDFTPVSQIASAITPVPGGVGPMTIANLLKNALTAARLQTFSK
- a CDS encoding serine/threonine protein kinase; this translates as MSVKTADRIGMTIAGGRYEILSHIGTGSMGHVYRAFDNRLETYVCIKVPTTARLSDPDFVRRFEQESRFLVKLAHPQVVNIIDVGVEDDTPYIVMQFIGGGTLLDRMQDANGNLNPRPIKDLKHWLPSVAKALDFMHEQECIHRDVKPANILFDDHNNAFLGDFGLSKLLMEEDSPEDNRLTAKGAVVGTPNYVAPEIVLGKTYDGRADQYSLAITVYEFLTAQTPLEGPTASATMVNQTTKQPPPLTKFSPNIPLPLNAAVLKALSKSCLKRYSNCEEFADAVMSSVFTGLSSHSIPTRPSDQSSVTGQGSTVVNRPPKFIATQTAKAVSPGKIPCPKCDKKLVVGSQHAGMIATCSGCGSRLQIANDVESLTLLKLNPNYNSKIHAASSHESEHVSTVLKTEVFGKALSERQAVYLIGGTLLSILVGAVWFGLQLSNETVKQQTKRQTRTISREGHSERIEVAKVPVGLAYSFVPEEQAWIDQQIQDFSKLNSVNAKVNLAFNAQSDQTSFQLMKKILESGSNNHPALLSTRSSFENQQLKQLWSEKYPESQMFSREETLYSSPLVCLMWQSRYFEFQKKYGEVNLKNILQAAVSDADWNTIAGKPQWGLFRFSMPSFNDPYWGDLMLLTASHQSLNTSEPLTALQISDANLRDDLRRLDKLAINPRSSEDAMLEIVNQAVQSGPDYADVLIMTEQAALKALPDLEKKWNQFVQVVYLDPAPQWQRTAGIISQIPADQADGAATFLNHLLNSESMTKLANEGFRPASGSLSPFDSPIFSRYRLRGVQETPPNRVAIPDAEVMQTLRETFERVQLQ